In the genome of Vanessa cardui chromosome 18, ilVanCard2.1, whole genome shotgun sequence, the window GAAATGCTTACAGAGTtcatggtaaatggtcacctgccatagaaaaataaattaactaatctTTACATTGAAAATTAACCAAGTTACCCAAGTCACCATGTCCTCATTAACTATTTGAATTAACTAGTTTAGTAATCTTTTTTTCATAAACACCTTTACTTATACCATTCATCCAATAGGTTTTATATTCCTTTAAAATGACTACTATAATTGTGATCTCAcataaattaatactaatattgtgattatttattaagtattaggTAAGATGGTGgctaaaaaatgaataaacctCATACAGTTATATTTCCCATTCAGGTATTAAGGCCGTGGACTCCCTAGTACCCATTGGTCGTGGACAGCGTGAGCTGATCATTGGTGACCGTCAGACCGGTAAAACTGCTTTGGCTATTGACACCATCATCAACCAACAGCGTTTCAACAAGGGTGAAGACGAGAAGAAGAAGCTTTACTGCATCTATGTTGCCATCGGTCAGAAGAGGTCTACTGTTGCACAGATTGTCAAGAGGCTGACTGATGctggtaaaattatattgtgttaatttatgtttctataagaaaatgaattacatttgtatacttaaattttaatgctTTCAAAGGTGCCATCAACTACACAATCATCGTGTCTGCTACCGCGTCTGACGCCGCGCCTCTGCAGTACTTGGCACCTTACTCTGGCTGCGCCATGGGAGAGTTCTTCCGTGACAACGGCAAGCACGCACTTATCATCTACGACGATCTTTCCAAACAGGCCGTCGCCTACCGTCAggtaataataatcttataattacTGGACTTGGTTTCAATAatgaatttattgaatttaggAATTTTTATACACATCCACTATTATTATTGATAGATGTCTCTGCTGCTGCGTCGTCCCCCCGGTCGTGAGGCCTACCCTGGTGATGTGTTCTACCTCCACTCCCGTCTGCTTGAGCGTGCCGCCaagatgtatgtatttattaatagaaaatacaaGAACATggctaaaacattttattgtgtAAATCAATTTTCTTTGAATTCAGtgcttcattttaaaaaaaaagaaaatagctTAAGTTTGATTTGAGAATATACAAAGGTaccaattatattaaacaaattttgcaTTAATGTTAATGAGccttaatttactttttgttaatattcaCACTTTCGGCACTTCAGTAATTCTATAGTGTAgtcaaattacaaaattaaaaatatttaaattaaaacacaaaatcaTTGTAACtcttaattatacaaattcttTCTGAATTCTTTAGGTCAGACAAAATGGGCGGTGGTTCTTTGACTGCCCTCCCTGTCATCGAGACTCAGGCTGGTGACGTATCTGCTTACATTCCCACCAACGTAATCTCCATCACTGATGGCCAGATCTTCTTGGAAACTGAGCTGTTCTACAAAGGTATCCGACCAGCCATCAACGTCGGTCTGTCTGTATCCCGTGTAGGATCTGCTGCCCAGACCAAGGCCATGAAACAGGTTCGaaagaaatacataatatttatgtgtaattgaatgcttaaattacatttttgaaacaaaaatctTTTTGCTATTCTATCTTTGAACCAACAGTGTAAATTTTACAGAATCACTTATgggaaatataaacaattttaagaagtaaataaaatatgaattaattgaGTAGCATAGTAGCattgttcatttatatatatatttgctggttattcataattttacttCAATTAATACTCATTGAGTAGAAACATGAAGAGACTCATGACATCTAgaaaagcaaaattaaataaattataacctatattaataCTTTCTTTATCACTCAGGTTGCTGGATCCATGAAGCTGGAGTTGGCTCAGTACCGTGAGGTAGCTGCCTTCGCCCAGTTCGGTTCAGATTTGGATGCCGCTACTCAGCAACTGCTTAACCGTGGTATGCGTCTTACTGAGCTGCTCAAACAAGGACAGTATGTGCCCATGGCCATTGAGGAAcaggtaattaaaatttttataaatataatactgatTGTCACTGCTGGATAAAAGTATGAGACAACTTGTAAAATCTCTAATAATTTGtgatttataactaaaaaatgGTTATAATGCTAAAGTAGCAGTGTAACTGTGATATAACTGTTTTCTTAAACAGAAAAATCTTAATGTGCAATCACCATCCAACTTACATTGTCCAAGACTTTTTAACTTGATTTAAGGTTGCCATGCTTGGGAATaccgagaaatattagctttTAATTGTGAAGATAATTTCATTGTTGCTAGCAAGTAAAATAGAATCTTCACCAAAGTCAACAAACCCCAATCTAAACCACATAAGCTAAACACAGTGAAGACACCTCAGAAATGCTAAGCTAATTAGTCCCTTGGTTTTATAAAACCCTGAGAAATGACACTGAAGGTTTGGTTTGAGTTAAAACCATGAAAATTCTTgtacatttcatattttacatTCATTAAGTCTCTACagcaacaatatttattttccaacAAGATAATAAACAAAGGCACAGTCCCAAATTGTGCAGTGTATATTCAAATTCCAAAATGGACAGGCTTACAAACATAATTGTAACTACCTCAAAGCCTGGATGAAGAATGTATGAATACAAAGTCCTTCCTTCCAAGAGGAAAATATAgcaaatttcaataatattctgTATGAGGCAATAAAAAGTTTCCTTTTGGAGGAAGAGTTTTTGATgaaaagacaatttaaaatatatatatattttccaacAATAGATATTTCCAGCATTATTTGAAGTATGACTATGTGTAAATGGCtactttatttgaaaactaaTCACCTTGCTTTTTACACATAAATTACTTTGAGATTGACTTCATTTGGTACTTTAGTTAAGGTGGTTCAAACTTATATCAAGCAGTAGTGTATTTAGGTCTTATATAAGAAAATCAATTTCTGGTTTTGATCATAATATTTGCAAATGCAtaatgcttattatatttaatgaaatttagtagtattttctagaatattcttatatatgtataagatacattctgttttctttttatatcatACTACTAAATCTTAGAATAACctaaacaaattcaataaaacttaaaattcaattttacttACAGGTTGCCATCATCTACTGTGGTGTCCGTGGACACCTCGACAAACTGGACCCCTCCAAGATCACGGCTTTCGAGAAGGAATTCACCCAGCACATCAAGACCAGCCACCAGGGCCTGCTCAGCACAATCGCCAAGGATGGTCAAATCACACCTGAATCCGATGCGTCATTGAAGAAGATTGTCACTGACTTCCTTGCTACTTTCACAGCGCAGTAAAGTAAAGCCTAGTTACGACGAACTTGCTTTAAGATTGTACAAAGTTATCCAATCAAAAAGAAATCCTGTATTGTACAATCTTAAGACAAGAAAGAATCAGTAAAATATTAAGTGACCATCAAAGGAAGCATTCAAATCTATTAAAAGCTTTATGCTTCAATCAGTGGTCTAGTAGTGATCATTCATATGGACTGTATTGAATGTGAATACAATCATGGAATGTATTTATCTTTTGGAGTCAGCAgtggttatatataaataaaactattatttatttgagccttttattttccattatcattacattaataaatattaactaagtGTATCTAGGCATAGTATTCAACCAAATAAGACggaaagaaatattattctatattatataataacgttacataataagtaaaaataaatatccttacataatctaaatattcgttgtataaataaacataattttaccTTAGAATTTATCCTTAGCAATCTGGTAGTATGTacttaccaaaatatatttaaagcctTTAGTGTTAGTTAAGTGGCTACAATTTGGCCACAaatcaaaaatttttaattattctgttCAGTCAGTTCAGAATTATAAGATTGAagtattaggttggggaaaaagtcttttcgcatatagtatgtatgaacttgtaataaaatctctttggccatccatttgtatctggctggttttggtatcattaaaaagttttaattttaaagaaggcacttccaaattcgaattaggaatttgtgtaattttcatttgtttttgttgttgttaaaatgagtgaatctaaagaagaaattcgatacattttaaaattttactataaaaaaggtaaaaatgcaactcaagccgcgaaaaaaatttgtgatgtttatggacctaatgcagtatctgtgagagtagcgcaagtttggtttaagcgttttcaagccggaaattttgatatcaaagatgtatctcgctctggtcgccctgttacggacaaaattgatgccatttttgaaaaagtggagcaagatcggcatattagtagttacgatgtagctgaagaactggcaattgaccacaaaacggttttgactcatttgaataaagctgggtacacaaaaaagctcgatatatgggtgcctcatgaactcactgaaagaaacctaatgaaccgtttactcatttgtgattctttattacgacgtaatgaaaccgaaccatttttgaagaagctgataactggtgatgaaaagtggatcacatacgacaagaacgtgcgaaaaagatcgtggacAAAGgtcggtcaagcttcacagactgtggcaaaacccggattaactcgcaacaaggtaatgatgtgtgtatggtgggattggaagggcatcattcattatgagctgttaccgcccggcaggaccatcgattcagaactgtattgcgaacaattgatgagattgaagcaaaaaattgagagaaagcggccagaattgatctccagaaggggtgtggtttttcaccatgacaacgctagacctcacacatctttagccactcaacaaaaattacgagagtttggctgggaggtattaatgcatccgccgtatagtcctgaccttgcaccttcagattttcatcagtttcggtctctgcagaattccttaggcagtgtcaggttaacatcacgagagaactgccaaaaccacttgtcgcagtttttcgatcagaagccccaaaatttttacagcaatgggatcatgtcactaccaacaagatggcaagaagttatggaacaaaatttcacctacatactttagtcaaatgtaaataaaatataaaaaatttttttttgaattttcatataaaatacgaagaaactttttccccaacctattaataAAGAGTTTGCCTGTGTTTGTATAGTGGGCTAGTATTTCTTGAGATTAGCGGTTGTGTTCAAAGTCAGCCCGGACGagatataatttaataggtCAATGGTATACTAATTTATACCATTGAACTTTAATTACCATTTGACCATTGAAATTTATCTGGTCCAATTGGgcctgttaaataaaatatagattctaaataaatgtataacctTTTCATTTTTACGAAACAACATTATAGTACTATTTAAAACGAATTGCGCCACTTATTAGCAATTTCACACTTTTCttcatttatataacattttatactttactccgaattacataaaatcattctaatttaattaacaggcatatatttgtgttgttcttatgttatttattacaacattactggaataatttgttaaaaggcATTATTGATACAAGATAACATTACATGAAATTTCCTTTTGGCATAGTTTTACTAATTgagatttataaattttattaacagaaTAAGTTGCCTCTATTATGTCATTTTACTCTACCGACTACAGAGTGGAAGTGTTCCACCAATTAACTCTAACTCCAACAATGCCTAGTTCATGCCAGCATTAATTTCATACGTTGGTAGAGTGCCACATTTGTTCATGAAGAATACTTTATACTCTATAGTATTCATTGACAGATGACAACATGTAAATGACGGTGACAGATTGCTATGTTGATGTATTTTGACAGCTTGCGGCATGTGTGATTTCCTATGTTTTAGTTTAGGCTAGTTTTATAAAACTGTCTggaaattataactttttatgtattaaaggaatattttatagtaacatATAATCaagaagtattattttaaaaattgtaaagtgaagaatatcaataataatggAGTTTTTTGAAAAAGCGCACATTATGAAAAGTGATGAACCAAAAAGTAAGAAATCAACAGAAAATGTTaagaaacaattaaaacaaatgttatacGGATATAAAGTCAGTGATAATAAACTCATACAAAATGCTGGTAATGTTAAAAATGATTTCGACGATTCTACATCAGTAAGTGGATTCTCAGACTTAAATCTAACCAATTCTACTCATGAAGACGATACTACACATGCAGAGACAACGGCTAACGATGAAAGTAGTTTGACTGATTTAAGTGAAAGTTTAAGTACTTCAAATATACTTTCTGATAATAATCCCACTCATGAAGATGACTTCTATGAGAATTCAATTTCTGAAAGTAACGAAAACATTGAATCTCTTTCTGAAGACTATATTGATGAAGAATCATCTTTGAGTGACAGTAATATATCCATTATAAGTGGAATTCTGGAATCCTCATCTGAAAGTGAAAATTCAAATGTGTTTGATGCAGACGGTAACTTGGCAGccgaaattcttaaaaaaatagaattaacgaaaaaactgaaaaaagttaaaaaacagAAACACAAACGCAAGTATAGTGAAGTTGACAGTGATGACTATAGTAGACAAAGAgggttaaaacataaaaatgaacCTGAAAAAGAAGAAGTTTTAGAAAAAGATACTATTTATAGTGAAAATATTTCACCTAGTTGCAGTAATGAGATTGAACTCAGTAGTGACTTTGAAACTAATGCAAATTCCCCTCAATTTGTTTCAATAACAGCTACAGATATGCCAAATCAAAGTTTAGATGAAATTATAGGAGAGTACAAATACTCCACTATCAGAAATTTACCATCTGAGAATTTGAATACTGTTTCCTCtactaataattcttatatattcAATGAGGAAAATATGAATGTTGATATTCAGACAGAGGATGATGTTTGTAGTTTAATTCCAGAAGTAGATGATATTCCCCCAATTGAAGAAATTGATAAAGAACTTGAAAATTTAGAAATATCCGTTAATACAAATATAGAAGACAGTACAACTAATCttgataatacattattatctgAACCACAATCAGATACAGAATTATTAATGACAGAAGAGGCTGTTAATTTAgaggaaaaatttaaattatactacaCCAGAAATAGttgtatattaacattaaagcaTCCTTCAGAACTGTTCATACAAGGAAAGGTTAAAATCAAAGCTTTGTTTGGGAGACTTGAAATATTTGGTTATACCCTTAAAGATGACACTTGTAACATCTATGCaccatattataattttgctcaATTTATTAAGACAGTTGAACATTCGAGCACTTATTATGGCTTATTTGGTAAACTTACTTCTGCTGGTCTCTCAGCAACTGAAGCTGAAGACATAGTGACATCCATTGGGCATCAAGATGGAATTATGATGTTACAGTCATTGGATGAAGTGACAATGGACTTTATAGATAGTAATTTTAAAGccactaatatttttgttaaaccaaataaaatagtGGAACCATTTTTCATAAAagcatcagatattctaaattGCTCTCTTTTTTCTGCACGACCATGGAAATCCTTTGAAATACATCCAATTTGGAAAGAAGCAAATGGACATGCTCAAAgtgtgtatttataaaacagttttaaattttcgttgcttctcaaaattatatttgttattagttTTAACTTgcttcattattaatatatttgaagacattttataattgatgcatgattattatttttttagataaattaagTAGAGGGCTAGTCTGCGGAGGTGCTGGTGTTGGAAAGTCAACATATTTGAGGTATCAGGTAAATAAACTCCTTGAGAATGGTCCAGTACTTGTAGTGGATTTGGACCCTGGACAATGTGAATTTACAGTGGCAGGAAATATTGGAGCTACCATTGTTACCTCTCCACTTTTTGGACCAAGTTTTACACATCTGAAGAAACCAGAAATGTTTGTATTCATTttcttatgatattatttttaaaacttgttATAATTTCTTTGTTAGAAATGACTTTTACATTTTCATGTACATAGTTATTATTCAATCCAATTCTATCTAATATTTTCTGTTAAACATCATTTTCATTTCATGGCATTAAATTtcgtaattatttaactttttaataatcttgGTTAATGCTTGACATGCCTTGAtatgtcgattttttttttagaaaatatttaatacttgtcTCTTTGTatgttgatgaaattttttCGAAAGCATTGAATcgcaaaaaattgtaaaaagtttcAACACAACTTTTTAACAAGCAGcagagaatatttaattattgaagcTACTAAGATTAACAAAGTCCTGTTATTTttggtaacaaatataattatatatttgctgAAATCCtattcaaattgtttgtaaacaaacaaaacaatatattctagctaatattattatatatactataaaaataataaaaatgtgattATTTCATTACCTTTAATttagtaaacaatttataatatactagtaatAGAAAAATCatatgcttatttttttttaattaatttatcagacattaagtataaaaataaaagccttcattttatttaacatcgTCTTTTATAGTCGTATCGAAATATTTGTTCgggtttaaaagaaaaatactatttttataataaatatttacatctacAAAAAGCAAGGTAATCTGGTGAaaataagtaaaacattttttaattcgatattttgTTTCAGAATGCTAAACATAGGCATGATCAACACAATGGACAATGCGAAACGTTATGTCTCCGCGGTCCACAGTCTAATAACTCATTGCAGTAACAATGAAACTTTAGCCAACATGCGGTGGATTATAAATACCATGGGAATGACGAACGTCTTAGGACACAAGTTCATTACGCTCATCACTATACTCTCAAAACCCACTTACCTGGTCCAATATGAATCTAAAAGTAACAAGAAGCGTTTTGAATCATTTCTCAGACCAAATAATGTTAAGCTGATGTATGAAGACTACAGAAGAGATTACTTATTCGCTAATATATCGTGCCCTAATGATTTGAATTATTCTTTTGTACTAGCCGATGATAAAGAGAGATCCTTTAAAGGAAAATTCTCATTAAGACCTAAGGATGAGAGATATCTGAACTTCTTGGCTTACTTTagccaattaataaaaattcacaATAACTTCTTGGGAATAGTCCCATATCAGTAAGTATTACGGTACAGCTATACTTTTTAACTTTACCTAAATTAGATCTTTACAAACGATGACGata includes:
- the LOC124537239 gene encoding ATP synthase subunit alpha, mitochondrial, whose product is MSLISARLASSVARRLPNAATQVSKVAVPAVSVASRKLHVSCTQRAAEISTILEERILGAAPKADLEETGRVMSIGDGIARVYGLKNIQAEEMVEFSSGLKGMALNLEADNVGVVVFGNDKLIKEGDIVKRTGAIVDVPVGEQLLGRVVDALGNAIDGKGPIDTKGRMRVGIKAPGIIPRVSVREPMQTGIKAVDSLVPIGRGQRELIIGDRQTGKTALAIDTIINQQRFNKGEDEKKKLYCIYVAIGQKRSTVAQIVKRLTDAGAINYTIIVSATASDAAPLQYLAPYSGCAMGEFFRDNGKHALIIYDDLSKQAVAYRQMSLLLRRPPGREAYPGDVFYLHSRLLERAAKMSDKMGGGSLTALPVIETQAGDVSAYIPTNVISITDGQIFLETELFYKGIRPAINVGLSVSRVGSAAQTKAMKQVAGSMKLELAQYREVAAFAQFGSDLDAATQQLLNRGMRLTELLKQGQYVPMAIEEQVAIIYCGVRGHLDKLDPSKITAFEKEFTQHIKTSHQGLLSTIAKDGQITPESDASLKKIVTDFLATFTAQ
- the LOC124537607 gene encoding polynucleotide 5'-hydroxyl-kinase NOL9, with translation MEFFEKAHIMKSDEPKSKKSTENVKKQLKQMLYGYKVSDNKLIQNAGNVKNDFDDSTSVSGFSDLNLTNSTHEDDTTHAETTANDESSLTDLSESLSTSNILSDNNPTHEDDFYENSISESNENIESLSEDYIDEESSLSDSNISIISGILESSSESENSNVFDADGNLAAEILKKIELTKKLKKVKKQKHKRKYSEVDSDDYSRQRGLKHKNEPEKEEVLEKDTIYSENISPSCSNEIELSSDFETNANSPQFVSITATDMPNQSLDEIIGEYKYSTIRNLPSENLNTVSSTNNSYIFNEENMNVDIQTEDDVCSLIPEVDDIPPIEEIDKELENLEISVNTNIEDSTTNLDNTLLSEPQSDTELLMTEEAVNLEEKFKLYYTRNSCILTLKHPSELFIQGKVKIKALFGRLEIFGYTLKDDTCNIYAPYYNFAQFIKTVEHSSTYYGLFGKLTSAGLSATEAEDIVTSIGHQDGIMMLQSLDEVTMDFIDSNFKATNIFVKPNKIVEPFFIKASDILNCSLFSARPWKSFEIHPIWKEANGHAQNKLSRGLVCGGAGVGKSTYLRYQVNKLLENGPVLVVDLDPGQCEFTVAGNIGATIVTSPLFGPSFTHLKKPEIMLNIGMINTMDNAKRYVSAVHSLITHCSNNETLANMRWIINTMGMTNVLGHKFITLITILSKPTYLVQYESKSNKKRFESFLRPNNVKLMYEDYRRDYLFANISCPNDLNYSFVLADDKERSFKGKFSLRPKDERYLNFLAYFSQLIKIHNNFLGIVPYQVHLKDLYIGTNVIIKEDCVTKVINGKVVALCQQAAQRVTAGPKVFTLSDKPLRCHGHGLIRGVDWEKEILYVITPVPSKELGSVDTLVYADWVPELVGQENQLPKGTVVPYRTITQDLNKQLMSTPRRKFNPLQLLKMARSS